Proteins from a genomic interval of Pseudomonas anuradhapurensis:
- a CDS encoding cytochrome c-type biogenesis protein yields the protein MKRWLAAAVLGMSLAGVAKAAIDTYQFRDDAERERYQQLTKELRCPKCQNQDIADSNAPIAADLRREIFRMLGEGKSNQQIVDFMVDRYGDFVRYKPALSGRTWLLWFGPGILLVGGFVVLAVIVRRRRGSATQAAQELSFEERERLAKLLEKEQTHD from the coding sequence ATGAAGCGCTGGTTGGCAGCGGCCGTGCTGGGCATGAGCCTGGCCGGTGTGGCCAAGGCGGCCATCGATACCTACCAGTTCCGCGATGACGCCGAGCGCGAGCGTTACCAGCAGCTGACCAAGGAACTGCGTTGCCCCAAGTGCCAGAACCAGGACATCGCCGACTCCAACGCACCGATCGCCGCCGACCTGCGCCGGGAAATCTTCCGCATGCTCGGTGAAGGCAAGAGCAACCAGCAGATCGTCGACTTCATGGTCGACCGCTATGGCGACTTCGTGCGCTACAAGCCGGCACTCAGTGGCCGCACCTGGTTGCTCTGGTTCGGCCCGGGGATTCTGCTGGTCGGTGGCTTCGTGGTGCTGGCGGTGATCGTGCGCCGTCGCCGTGGTTCGGCCACCCAGGCTGCGCAGGAGCTGTCCTTCGAAGAACGCGAGCGTCTCGCCAAACTGCTGGAAAAAGAACAGACCCATGACTGA
- a CDS encoding DsbE family thiol:disulfide interchange protein, which produces MKRWIMVVPLVVFLLMAVVLYKGLFLKPDELPSAMIGKPFPAFSLASTQGDRTLTQADLQGRPALVNVWATWCPSCKVEHPYLNQLAEQGVVIHGINYKDDNAAAQKWLAEFHNPYQLDIRDEQGSLGLDLGVYGAPETFLIDAKGIIRYKHVGIVDASVWREQLAPLYQGLVDEARP; this is translated from the coding sequence ATGAAGCGTTGGATCATGGTGGTGCCATTGGTGGTGTTCCTGCTGATGGCGGTTGTCCTCTACAAGGGGCTGTTCCTCAAGCCCGACGAGCTGCCGTCGGCGATGATCGGCAAGCCGTTCCCGGCGTTTTCCCTGGCCTCGACCCAAGGCGACCGTACCCTGACCCAGGCTGACTTGCAGGGCCGCCCGGCGCTGGTCAACGTGTGGGCGACCTGGTGCCCGTCGTGCAAGGTCGAACACCCATACCTCAACCAGCTGGCCGAGCAGGGCGTGGTGATCCACGGCATCAACTACAAGGACGATAACGCCGCCGCACAGAAGTGGCTGGCCGAATTCCACAACCCGTACCAGTTGGACATCCGTGACGAACAGGGCAGCCTGGGCCTGGACCTGGGCGTGTACGGCGCGCCGGAAACCTTCCTGATCGACGCCAAGGGCATCATCCGCTACAAGCACGTCGGCATCGTCGATGCCAGCGTCTGGCGCGAACAGCTGGCACCGCTGTACCAAGGCCTGGTCGACGAGGCCAGGCCATGA
- a CDS encoding heme lyase CcmF/NrfE family subunit, which yields MIPELGQLAMILAICFAAVQATLPLLGAWRNDSLWMSLARPAAWGQFAFLAFAFACLTHAFMTDNFSVAYVASNSNSALPWYYKFSAVWGAHEGSLLLWALILGGWTFAVSIFSRQLPQVMLARVLAVMGMISVGFLSFLIITSNPFQRLLPQVPSDGRDLNPLLQDFGLIVHPPMLYMGYVGFSVAFAFAIAALLGGRLDAAWARWSRPWTIVAWAFLGVGITLGSWWAYYELGWGGWWFWDPVENASFMPWLVGTALIHSLAVTEKRGVFKSWTVLLAIAAFSLSLLGTFLVRSGVLTSVHAFAADPARGVFILIFLLFVVGGSLTLFAVRAPVVKSQVGFALWSRETLLLANNLILVVAASMILLGTLYPLVLDALSGAKLSVGPPYFDALFLPLMALLMVVLGVGVVVRWKDTPGKWLASMMTPVLIGSAVLAPLAGFIVDDFDWPALSAFALAAWVVLGGLRDIFDKTRHKGLVKGVLGLSRSYWGMQLAHLGLAVCALGVVLSSNNSAERDLRMAPGESVELGGYHFLFEGARHYEGPNFISDKGTIVVSRDGREVTTLHPEKRLYSVQQSMMTEAGIDAGFTRDLYVALGEPLENGAWAVRVHIKPYVRWIWLGGLLTGLGGLLAALDRRYRVKVKTRVREALGVSGAAA from the coding sequence GTGATACCCGAGCTCGGCCAGCTGGCCATGATCCTGGCGATCTGCTTTGCCGCCGTGCAGGCCACGTTGCCACTGCTCGGCGCCTGGCGTAACGACAGCCTGTGGATGAGCCTGGCGCGCCCGGCGGCCTGGGGCCAGTTCGCGTTCCTGGCCTTTGCCTTCGCCTGCCTGACCCACGCGTTCATGACCGACAACTTCTCGGTCGCCTACGTGGCCAGCAACTCCAACAGCGCCCTGCCGTGGTACTACAAGTTCAGCGCCGTGTGGGGCGCCCATGAAGGCTCGTTGTTGCTCTGGGCGCTGATCCTCGGCGGCTGGACCTTCGCCGTGTCGATCTTCTCGCGCCAGCTGCCACAGGTGATGCTGGCGCGCGTGCTGGCGGTGATGGGCATGATCAGCGTCGGCTTCCTGAGCTTCCTGATCATCACCTCCAATCCGTTCCAGCGCCTGTTGCCGCAGGTGCCGAGCGATGGCCGCGATCTCAACCCGTTGCTGCAGGACTTCGGCCTGATCGTCCACCCGCCGATGCTGTACATGGGCTATGTCGGTTTCTCGGTGGCCTTTGCCTTCGCCATCGCCGCGCTGCTCGGTGGGCGCCTGGATGCCGCCTGGGCGCGCTGGTCGCGGCCGTGGACCATCGTCGCCTGGGCTTTCCTCGGCGTGGGTATCACCCTGGGTTCGTGGTGGGCCTATTACGAACTCGGTTGGGGCGGCTGGTGGTTCTGGGACCCGGTCGAGAACGCCTCGTTCATGCCCTGGCTGGTGGGCACCGCATTGATCCACTCGCTGGCGGTGACGGAAAAGCGCGGGGTGTTCAAGAGCTGGACCGTGCTGCTGGCGATTGCCGCGTTCTCGCTGAGCCTGCTGGGTACTTTCCTGGTCCGCTCCGGGGTGTTGACCTCGGTGCATGCGTTCGCCGCCGACCCGGCGCGTGGTGTGTTCATCCTGATCTTCCTGCTGTTCGTGGTCGGCGGTTCGCTGACCTTGTTCGCCGTGCGCGCGCCGGTGGTCAAGAGCCAGGTCGGCTTTGCCCTGTGGTCGCGGGAAACGTTGCTGCTGGCCAACAACCTGATTCTGGTGGTCGCTGCTTCGATGATCCTGCTCGGCACCTTGTACCCGTTGGTGCTCGACGCCCTCAGCGGGGCCAAGCTGTCGGTCGGCCCGCCATACTTCGATGCCTTGTTCCTGCCGTTGATGGCGCTGCTGATGGTGGTGCTGGGCGTGGGCGTGGTGGTGCGCTGGAAAGACACCCCGGGCAAGTGGCTGGCGAGCATGATGACCCCGGTATTGATCGGCAGCGCAGTGCTGGCGCCGCTCGCCGGCTTCATCGTCGATGATTTCGACTGGCCAGCGCTGAGCGCCTTCGCCCTGGCTGCCTGGGTGGTGCTCGGCGGGTTGCGCGACATCTTCGACAAGACCCGCCACAAAGGCCTGGTCAAAGGCGTGCTGGGCCTTTCGCGCAGCTACTGGGGCATGCAGCTGGCGCACCTGGGCCTGGCGGTGTGTGCCTTGGGCGTGGTGCTGTCGAGCAACAACAGCGCCGAGCGCGACCTGCGCATGGCGCCGGGCGAAAGCGTCGAGCTGGGCGGTTATCACTTCCTGTTCGAAGGCGCCAGGCACTACGAAGGGCCGAACTTCATCTCCGACAAGGGCACCATCGTGGTCAGCCGCGATGGCCGCGAAGTGACCACCCTGCACCCGGAAAAGCGCCTGTACAGCGTGCAGCAGTCGATGATGACCGAAGCCGGCATCGACGCCGGCTTCACCCGCGACCTGTATGTTGCCCTTGGCGAGCCGCTGGAAAACGGCGCCTGGGCAGTACGCGTGCATATCAAGCCTTATGTCCGCTGGATCTGGCTGGGCGGTCTGCTGACCGGCCTGGGCGGGTTGCTGGCGGCCCTCGACCGGCGCTACCGCGTCAAGGTCAAGACCCGGGTGCGTGAAGCCCTGGGCGTATCTGGAGCAGCTGCATGA
- the ccmE gene encoding cytochrome c maturation protein CcmE codes for MNPQRKKRLLLIVGLLVGVGVAVGFALSALQQNINLFYTPTQIANGEAPLDTRIRAGGMVEKGSVQRSADSLDVRFVVTDFNKSVPITYRGILPDLFREGQGIVALGKLNGDGVVVADEVLAKHDEKYMPPEVTKALKESGQAAGGMEARP; via the coding sequence GTGAATCCGCAGCGCAAGAAACGCCTGTTGCTCATCGTCGGCCTGCTGGTCGGCGTCGGGGTTGCCGTCGGCTTTGCCTTGAGCGCATTGCAGCAGAACATCAACCTGTTCTACACCCCGACCCAGATCGCCAACGGCGAGGCACCGCTGGACACGCGCATTCGCGCTGGCGGCATGGTCGAGAAGGGCTCGGTGCAGCGTTCCGCCGATTCGCTCGACGTGCGCTTCGTGGTCACCGACTTCAACAAGTCCGTGCCGATCACCTACCGCGGCATCTTGCCGGACCTGTTCCGTGAAGGGCAGGGCATCGTCGCCCTCGGCAAGCTCAACGGCGACGGCGTGGTGGTCGCCGATGAAGTGCTGGCCAAGCACGACGAGAAGTACATGCCGCCCGAAGTGACCAAGGCCCTGAAGGAAAGCGGCCAGGCGGCTGGCGGCATGGAGGCCAGGCCATGA
- the ccmD gene encoding heme exporter protein CcmD: MSFATFGDFLAMGHHGLYVWTAYGVCLAVLALNVAAPVLARRRYLQDEARRLRRENNQ; the protein is encoded by the coding sequence ATGAGTTTTGCCACCTTCGGTGACTTTCTCGCCATGGGCCACCATGGCCTGTATGTGTGGACGGCCTATGGCGTCTGCCTGGCGGTGCTGGCGCTGAATGTTGCCGCACCCGTGCTGGCTCGTCGTCGCTATTTGCAAGATGAGGCGCGCCGTTTGCGCCGGGAGAACAACCAGTGA
- a CDS encoding heme ABC transporter permease gives MKISWTWFHKLGSPKWFYAISGRMLPWLAGAAVLLLLVGITWGLAFAPQDYQQGNSFRIIYIHVPAAMLAQSCYVLLAVAGVVGLVWKMKLADVALQCAAPVGAWMTAVALVTGAIWGKPTWGSWWVWDARLTSMLILLFLYFGIIALGQAISNRDSAAKACAVLAIVGVVNIPIIKYSVEWWNTLHQGATFTLTEKPAMPAEMWLPLLCTALGFYCFFGAVLLLRMRLEVLKREARASWVREEVLNSLGQRAAP, from the coding sequence ATGAAAATAAGCTGGACGTGGTTCCACAAGCTGGGCTCCCCCAAATGGTTCTATGCCATCAGCGGCCGCATGCTGCCGTGGCTTGCCGGCGCTGCCGTGCTGCTGCTGCTGGTCGGCATCACCTGGGGCCTGGCCTTCGCCCCCCAGGACTACCAGCAGGGCAACAGCTTCCGCATCATCTACATCCACGTGCCGGCGGCGATGCTGGCGCAATCCTGCTACGTGCTGCTGGCCGTGGCCGGGGTGGTGGGGCTGGTGTGGAAGATGAAACTGGCCGACGTCGCCCTGCAATGCGCCGCGCCCGTCGGTGCCTGGATGACCGCCGTGGCGCTGGTCACCGGCGCCATCTGGGGCAAGCCGACCTGGGGCAGCTGGTGGGTCTGGGATGCCCGGCTGACGTCCATGCTCATCCTGTTGTTCCTGTACTTCGGCATTATTGCGTTGGGCCAGGCGATCAGTAATCGTGACAGTGCCGCCAAGGCCTGTGCGGTGCTGGCGATTGTCGGTGTGGTGAACATCCCGATCATCAAATATTCGGTGGAGTGGTGGAACACCCTGCACCAGGGCGCCACCTTCACCCTCACGGAAAAGCCGGCGATGCCCGCCGAAATGTGGCTGCCACTGCTGTGCACGGCGCTGGGCTTCTACTGCTTCTTCGGTGCGGTGTTGTTGCTGCGCATGCGCCTTGAAGTGCTCAAACGTGAGGCGCGCGCCAGTTGGGTCAGGGAGGAAGTATTGAACAGCCTGGGGCAGAGGGCCGCGCCATGA
- the ccmB gene encoding heme exporter protein CcmB, which produces MSVFILLLRREARLLFRRPAELANPLVFFAIVVALFPLAVGPESQLLQTLSPGLVWVAALLAVLLSLDGLFRSDFEDGSLEQWVLSPHPLALLVLAKVLAHWIFSGLALVLLAPLLALMLGLPSQCLAVLLGSLLLGTPVLSLLGAVGAALTVGLKRGGLLLALLILPLYIPVLILGSGALQAALQNMPATGYLLWLASLTALAVTLAPFAIAAGLKISVGE; this is translated from the coding sequence ATGAGCGTATTCATCCTGTTGTTGCGCCGCGAAGCGCGGCTGCTGTTCCGCCGCCCGGCCGAACTGGCCAACCCGCTGGTGTTCTTTGCCATCGTGGTGGCGTTGTTCCCGTTGGCGGTCGGCCCGGAAAGCCAATTGTTGCAAACCTTGTCGCCAGGCTTGGTCTGGGTGGCGGCACTGCTCGCGGTATTGCTGTCGCTGGACGGCCTGTTCCGCAGTGATTTCGAGGACGGCTCGCTGGAGCAATGGGTGCTGTCGCCGCATCCACTGGCGTTGCTGGTGCTGGCCAAGGTGCTGGCGCACTGGATCTTTTCCGGGCTGGCACTGGTATTGTTGGCGCCGCTGCTGGCGCTGATGCTGGGCCTGCCGAGCCAGTGCCTGGCGGTGCTGCTCGGTTCGCTGCTGCTGGGTACGCCAGTGCTGAGCCTGCTGGGCGCCGTCGGCGCGGCGCTGACGGTCGGGCTGAAGCGCGGTGGTTTGCTGCTGGCATTGCTGATTCTGCCGTTGTATATCCCTGTATTGATCCTGGGCAGTGGTGCGTTGCAAGCGGCGTTGCAAAATATGCCGGCAACCGGCTACCTGCTCTGGCTGGCCAGCCTCACGGCCCTGGCCGTGACCCTGGCACCCTTTGCGATAGCGGCCGGCCTGAAGATCAGCGTCGGCGAATAA
- the ccmA gene encoding cytochrome c biogenesis heme-transporting ATPase CcmA, with product MTLHLQAVGLACERDLRLLFEHLDFELRPGDMLQISGPNGSGKTSLLRLLAGLMQPTAGQILLGGQPLGEQRHALASILLWIGHAAGIKDLLTAEENLSWLGALHQPATPEAIWAALAAVGLRGFEDVPCHTLSAGQQRRVALARLYLASPPLWILDEPFTALDKQGVAQLEAHLAAHCEQGGTVVLTTHHTLARKPSGYRELNLGQWAA from the coding sequence GTGACCCTTCACCTCCAAGCCGTGGGCCTGGCCTGCGAGCGCGACTTGCGCCTGCTGTTCGAGCACCTCGATTTCGAGCTGCGCCCTGGCGACATGCTGCAGATCAGCGGCCCCAACGGCAGCGGCAAGACCAGCCTGCTGCGCCTGCTGGCCGGGCTGATGCAACCCACCGCCGGGCAGATCCTGCTGGGCGGGCAGCCGCTCGGCGAGCAGCGCCATGCCCTGGCCAGCATCCTGCTGTGGATCGGCCATGCGGCGGGCATCAAGGACCTGCTCACCGCGGAGGAGAACCTCAGCTGGCTCGGCGCCCTGCATCAGCCGGCCACCCCCGAGGCCATCTGGGCGGCACTCGCAGCGGTCGGCCTGCGCGGTTTCGAAGATGTGCCCTGCCACACCCTGTCGGCAGGCCAGCAGCGCCGCGTGGCGTTGGCCCGGCTGTACCTGGCCAGCCCGCCGCTATGGATCCTCGATGAACCTTTCACCGCCCTCGACAAGCAAGGCGTGGCGCAGCTTGAAGCGCACCTGGCGGCCCACTGCGAGCAGGGCGGCACGGTGGTGCTGACCACCCACCACACGCTGGCGCGCAAGCCATCCGGCTACCGTGAACTGAACCTGGGGCAATGGGCCGCATGA
- a CDS encoding flagellar hook-length control protein FliK — translation MTEINSLGAQTAVNAQALKAQLTAALLDLAQPQPGLLKPGEAAQAEVLSMRQSGTTFQLVLQVIQANGSQTQVQATASQPIPQGSQVTVSQPESNRLAILVQQANASNIATLTRLDTRQVAVGTLLQGKVLTNQPLPVQAGETASFRSLVSLLNSAQAGAILTIDSPRPLPVGSLLSAVVQGDQSLRFVPLSGRQEQLNIAQQLLTQQGRQASLPGLLNALQQIANGQGSDSELRSTANTLLASLADARQLSDGKTLAQAISNSGVFLEGKLLGGLSASVATDLKAQLVRLVAQASVNAPANPVIATATLAQALPAMARSALGMLDRVSPRTPPGAFPLPSRLLQAMENEGDLQQLLRLAAAAISRLQSHALSSLQQSGTLENGNLQTTWQTEVPVRHGQEFIPLQVKLQREETPEQQAERQQREQPDPLQALWRVDLAFDLAPLGPLQVQAQLAQGRLCGQLWAEREQTARLIESQLGDLRARLLARGLEVGDLECRPGIPPQGPHTRIEQRWVDETA, via the coding sequence ATGACTGAAATCAATAGTCTTGGCGCACAAACCGCGGTCAATGCGCAGGCGCTCAAGGCCCAGCTGACCGCTGCACTGCTCGACCTGGCCCAGCCCCAGCCGGGCCTGCTGAAGCCCGGCGAAGCCGCTCAGGCCGAGGTCTTGTCGATGCGCCAGAGCGGAACCACCTTCCAGCTGGTGCTGCAGGTGATCCAGGCCAACGGCAGCCAGACTCAGGTCCAGGCCACTGCCAGCCAGCCGATTCCGCAAGGTAGCCAGGTCACGGTCAGCCAGCCTGAAAGCAATCGCCTGGCCATCCTCGTGCAACAGGCCAACGCCAGCAATATCGCCACCCTGACGCGGCTCGACACCCGCCAGGTGGCCGTCGGTACCCTGCTGCAAGGCAAGGTGCTGACCAACCAGCCACTGCCGGTGCAGGCGGGCGAAACAGCCAGCTTCCGCTCGTTGGTCAGCCTGCTCAACAGCGCCCAGGCCGGTGCCATCCTGACCATCGACAGCCCGCGCCCGCTGCCGGTCGGCAGCCTGCTCAGCGCCGTGGTCCAAGGTGACCAGTCGCTGCGCTTCGTACCGCTGAGCGGTCGCCAGGAACAATTGAACATCGCCCAGCAGCTGCTCACCCAGCAAGGCAGGCAGGCGTCCCTGCCCGGCCTGCTGAACGCCTTGCAGCAGATTGCCAACGGCCAGGGCAGCGATAGCGAGCTACGCAGTACCGCCAATACCCTGCTCGCCAGCCTGGCGGATGCCCGCCAGCTCAGTGACGGCAAAACGCTTGCCCAGGCCATCAGCAACAGCGGTGTCTTCCTCGAGGGCAAACTGCTCGGCGGCCTGAGCGCCAGCGTGGCCACCGACCTCAAGGCGCAACTGGTGCGACTGGTAGCCCAGGCATCGGTCAATGCCCCGGCCAACCCGGTAATCGCCACGGCGACCCTGGCCCAGGCACTGCCGGCCATGGCTCGCAGCGCGCTGGGCATGCTCGACCGGGTCAGCCCACGGACACCGCCGGGTGCCTTCCCGCTGCCATCGCGTTTGCTCCAGGCCATGGAAAACGAAGGCGACCTGCAACAGTTGCTGCGCCTGGCTGCTGCTGCCATCTCGCGCCTGCAGAGCCACGCGCTGAGCAGCCTGCAACAATCCGGCACGCTGGAAAACGGCAACCTGCAGACTACCTGGCAGACCGAAGTCCCGGTCCGCCACGGGCAGGAGTTCATCCCCCTGCAAGTGAAGCTGCAGCGCGAAGAAACCCCGGAACAACAGGCCGAACGCCAGCAGCGTGAACAGCCCGACCCGCTGCAGGCACTGTGGCGGGTCGACCTGGCCTTCGACCTGGCCCCGCTGGGCCCGCTGCAGGTCCAGGCGCAGCTGGCACAGGGACGCCTCTGCGGCCAATTGTGGGCCGAGCGCGAACAGACCGCACGGCTGATCGAGAGCCAGCTCGGCGACTTGCGTGCCCGCCTGCTGGCACGTGGCCTGGAGGTCGGCGACCTGGAATGCCGACCGGGCATCCCGCCACAGGGCCCGCACACGCGCATCGAACAACGCTGGGTAGACGAGACCGCATGA
- a CDS encoding EscU/YscU/HrcU family type III secretion system export apparatus switch protein: MIDRQPRQAIALSYDGEQAPTLTAKGDDDLAEAILALAREHEVPIYENAELVQLLARLELGEQIPEALYLTIAEIIAFAWQLRGKVPAGFSDEPGAPRDITPVAAVLPADQRR; the protein is encoded by the coding sequence ATGATCGACAGACAACCGCGCCAGGCCATCGCCTTGAGCTACGACGGCGAGCAAGCACCGACCCTGACCGCCAAGGGTGACGACGACCTGGCCGAGGCAATCCTGGCTCTGGCCCGCGAACATGAAGTGCCGATCTACGAAAACGCCGAACTGGTGCAACTGCTGGCGCGCCTGGAGCTGGGCGAGCAGATCCCCGAGGCCCTGTACCTGACCATTGCCGAAATCATCGCTTTCGCCTGGCAGTTACGCGGCAAGGTACCCGCCGGCTTCAGCGACGAACCCGGCGCGCCCCGCGATATCACCCCGGTAGCCGCCGTGTTGCCTGCGGATCAGCGCCGGTAG
- a CDS encoding dermonecrotic toxin domain-containing protein, protein MSTSRINTAGVNYVRDHLTHIPRPDREASRAIRQWLRQQGHDVAPEQIDVVTLHYRADASGGYLAAIIQCLSLPQALLSNWQGESNNDLFGALFAAPWAGRLPDGPLQLVETLPAPGFNHYGAAYSVFNGLFRRTRPQRYDASTHLPIAAEAFQQFIHELDFHAPFKAQLDRYWRDHLPDHRLVSKLNFIAACNSQVAEGSLSEAARKLAWQAAGLMPRGGKLRLSTLSIYGYAATDILYLNDKASDLTLLYIPGNSSPLLEFASENAMKDWIGHQCKEPARRLALKQHFRLADCPQGLDFSGLDTALEGLAEYPSSHRLPPEHGYFNDDGTWPPRTYVNYRPGKYNPRITGDLFQALAERQRQRSYDDADFLITRDSHISKARWLGYLTTTLNLLAPLCLVVPGLAPLLAVGGIAQLGLGLDQAINGKSSKDQEAGVGNITWGLFNAVPLAIAGATRAKALFEFKTEGFTAPVRLNEQIGYPLSPVSPPRFPEPEGARYFHTHEPITPLPGGDQAIADSVIRTPLYTGGVDNLDASIDTYNARVVYDLERDVFIREEDLNEVEPVGYVARVGSRDLQPVRSPRTVTNAMRSRSLRALGIDLALPVRIPPLATESQAIPKQVSCLWVGDKVIAPELLANLGRNAARLGNSEYTLRLFLSSAAPEAYTENLRLLAEQAPDLQVLPLEEQAFFRAFRQSRYYAQYDAALDGNGGIASNYASASDVLRYPMLHHEGGLYMDVDDTLLDTGETIDQVELCTTRDGLLLAPPMSNEKMGMNCLYNTSLIGSHAGNPTLEAISEEMLARYQLNQDFYDSRPSLADDPANFYRYANRLSRMTGPAMLSDVVDRHLPALRTLRQILNLYCVPRVNAYRFVDLPQSQAAVRTLLPLNRFAKVGGNHSWSRP, encoded by the coding sequence ATGTCCACCAGCCGCATCAACACCGCCGGCGTGAATTACGTCCGCGATCATCTCACCCATATCCCCCGCCCGGACCGTGAAGCCAGCCGGGCAATCCGTCAATGGCTCAGGCAGCAAGGCCATGACGTCGCCCCCGAACAGATCGATGTCGTGACCCTGCACTACCGCGCCGATGCCAGCGGCGGCTACCTGGCCGCCATTATCCAATGCCTCAGCTTGCCACAGGCATTGCTGAGCAACTGGCAAGGGGAATCCAACAACGATCTGTTCGGTGCCCTGTTTGCCGCGCCGTGGGCTGGCAGGCTGCCCGATGGCCCACTGCAGCTGGTCGAAACCCTGCCAGCGCCTGGCTTCAATCACTATGGCGCCGCCTACTCGGTGTTCAATGGCCTGTTCCGCCGCACCAGGCCACAACGTTATGACGCCTCGACGCACCTGCCGATCGCTGCCGAGGCCTTCCAGCAATTCATCCACGAACTGGATTTCCATGCGCCGTTCAAGGCGCAGCTCGACCGCTACTGGCGCGACCATTTGCCCGATCACCGTCTGGTCAGCAAGCTCAACTTCATTGCCGCCTGCAACAGCCAGGTCGCCGAAGGCAGCCTCAGCGAAGCGGCCAGGAAGCTGGCATGGCAAGCCGCAGGGCTGATGCCGCGCGGCGGCAAGTTGCGCCTGAGCACCCTGAGCATCTATGGCTACGCCGCCACCGACATCCTCTACCTGAATGACAAGGCCAGCGACCTGACCCTGTTGTATATACCCGGCAACAGTTCGCCGCTGCTGGAATTCGCCAGCGAAAACGCCATGAAGGACTGGATCGGGCACCAATGCAAGGAGCCTGCCAGGCGCTTGGCCCTGAAGCAGCACTTCCGCCTGGCCGACTGCCCGCAAGGCCTTGACTTCAGCGGCCTGGACACTGCCCTGGAAGGCCTGGCGGAATACCCCTCCAGCCATCGGCTGCCACCCGAACACGGCTACTTCAACGACGACGGCACCTGGCCACCACGAACCTACGTCAACTACCGGCCAGGCAAGTACAACCCGAGGATAACCGGCGACCTGTTCCAGGCATTGGCCGAACGCCAACGCCAGCGCAGTTACGATGACGCCGACTTCCTCATCACCCGTGATAGCCACATCAGCAAGGCCCGATGGCTCGGTTACCTGACCACGACGCTAAATCTGCTGGCGCCGTTGTGCCTGGTAGTGCCAGGCCTGGCACCGTTGTTGGCCGTGGGTGGCATCGCGCAGCTGGGCCTGGGGTTGGACCAGGCAATCAATGGCAAGTCGTCGAAGGACCAGGAAGCCGGTGTCGGCAATATCACCTGGGGCCTGTTCAATGCCGTGCCGCTGGCCATCGCCGGCGCCACCAGGGCCAAGGCACTGTTCGAATTCAAAACCGAAGGTTTCACAGCACCAGTACGGCTGAACGAGCAGATCGGTTACCCATTGAGCCCAGTCTCGCCACCTCGGTTCCCTGAGCCTGAAGGGGCGCGCTACTTCCATACCCATGAGCCCATTACGCCACTGCCGGGAGGCGACCAGGCCATTGCCGATTCGGTTATCCGCACGCCGCTCTACACCGGCGGTGTCGATAATCTCGATGCCAGTATCGATACCTATAACGCACGGGTAGTCTATGACTTGGAGCGCGATGTATTCATTCGCGAGGAAGACCTGAATGAGGTCGAGCCAGTCGGCTATGTCGCAAGGGTTGGAAGCAGGGACCTGCAGCCCGTGCGCAGCCCTCGGACAGTCACCAACGCCATGCGCAGCCGTAGCTTGCGCGCGCTGGGCATTGATCTGGCGCTGCCAGTGCGGATCCCGCCATTGGCCACCGAAAGCCAGGCGATTCCCAAGCAGGTGTCTTGCCTCTGGGTAGGCGACAAGGTCATCGCTCCCGAACTGCTGGCCAACCTGGGCAGGAATGCTGCCAGGCTTGGAAACAGCGAGTACACCCTGCGCCTGTTCCTTTCCAGTGCCGCCCCCGAAGCCTATACCGAAAACCTGCGCCTGCTGGCTGAGCAAGCCCCTGATCTGCAAGTGCTGCCGCTGGAAGAACAAGCCTTTTTCAGGGCATTTCGCCAAAGCAGATATTATGCCCAGTACGACGCCGCGCTGGATGGCAATGGTGGCATTGCCAGCAACTATGCCTCTGCCTCCGACGTTCTACGCTACCCGATGCTGCATCACGAAGGGGGCCTGTACATGGATGTTGACGACACTCTGCTGGACACTGGCGAAACCATTGACCAAGTCGAACTATGCACTACCCGCGACGGCCTGCTGCTGGCCCCCCCCATGTCCAACGAGAAAATGGGCATGAACTGCCTGTACAACACCAGCCTGATCGGCAGCCACGCCGGCAACCCGACCCTGGAAGCCATTTCCGAAGAAATGCTTGCACGCTACCAGCTCAACCAAGACTTCTATGACAGCAGGCCCAGCCTGGCCGATGACCCAGCGAACTTCTACCGGTATGCCAACCGCCTCAGCCGCATGACCGGCCCGGCCATGCTCAGCGATGTGGTCGATCGCCACTTGCCGGCGCTACGCACCTTGCGGCAGATCCTCAACCTGTACTGCGTACCACGGGTCAACGCCTACCGGTTCGTCGACCTGCCGCAAAGCCAGGCGGCAGTGCGCACGCTGCTACCACTCAACCGCTTCGCCAAGGTGGGAGGCAATCATTCGTGGAGCAGGCCGTAA